Sequence from the Pleomorphomonas sp. T1.2MG-36 genome:
CTGGTCGAGCGCGGCATCGAGGCGGAACTCGAGGCTCTCTGCGCATCGGAAGGCGTCGGCATTGTCCCGTGGGGACCGCTGGGTGGCGGCTTCCTGACCGGCAAGTATCAGAAGGGCTCCCGCCCCGACACCACGACCGGCCGGATTGGCACGACACCGGACGAGTGGGAGGAATCCTGGGCGCATCGGGCGACGGATGCCAACTGGCGGACGCTGGACGCGGTCAAGGCGGTGGCCGCCGCGCATCCGGGCGCCACGCCGGCCCAGGTGTCGCTCGGCTGGCTTCTCGCCCGCCCGACCGTCAGCTCCGTGGTGATCGGCGCCCGCACGGTCGAGCAGTTGCGCGCCAACCTCGCCGCCACCGAGCTGAAGTTTGCCCCCGAGGAGATCGCAGCCCTGACCGCCGCCTCGGCAGTTCGGTCGCCCTACCCGGCTCGTGCCGTCAACCTCGAAGCGCGCTGATCGACACCGTGGAGCGGCCTGGCTTCCGGCGAAGTGAAATCGCCGGTGTCAGGCCACCGCAAGGGAGTACCGCATGGCCAGCCTCACGATGCGCAACGTGCGCAAGAGCTTCGGACGGGTTGAGATCATCAAGGGGGTGGACCTCGACATTGCCGACGGCGAGTTCGTCGTCTTCGTCGGTCCGTCCGGTTGCGGCAAGTCGACGCTGCTCAGAATGGTCGCCGGTCTCGAAGAGATCACCTCCGGCGAGATCCTGATCGACGACAAGTTGTGCAACGACATCGCCCCCAAGGACCGCGGCATCGCCATGGTGTTCCAGTCCTACGCGCTCTATCCGCACAAGTCGGTCTACGCCAACATGGCCTTCGCGCTGGAGATCGCCGGCTTCTCCAAGACCGAGATCGCCGAGAAGGTCGACAAGGCCGCCAAGATCCTGCACATCGAGCATCTTCTGGACCGCAAGCCCGGCCAGTTGTCGGGCGGCCAGCGCCAGCGCGTCGCCATCGGCCGCGCCATCGTCCGCGAGCCGAAGATCTTCCTGTTCGACGAGCCGCTGTCCAACCTCGATGCCGCCCTGCGCGTCTCGACCCGCGCCGAGATCGCCAAGCTGCACGAGGACCTCGGCTCCACCATGGTCTACGTGACGCACGATCAGGTCGAGGCCATGACGCTGGCCGACAAGATCGTCGTGCTGGAGGCCGGCAACGTCCGGCAGGTGGGCGCGCCGCTCGAACTCTACCACCGGCCGCAGAACCTGTTCGTCGCCGGCTTCATCGGCTCGCCCAAGATGAACTTCCTGAAGGTGAAGTCCAGCGCGGTCGACGCCGAGGGCATCACGGTTGCCGGCGACGGCGTTCCGACGCTCAAGGTGGCGGTGACCTCCACCGGCGCCAGCGTCGGCGAGGACCTGACGCTCGGCATCCGTCCCGAACACATCAAGCTCGGCACCGAGGGCGGCCTGCCGGTCACCGTCACCTTCGTCGAGCGGCTGGGCCACCAGACCATCGTCCAGGCCCATCGCGGCGACGACGAGACGTCGCTGATCGCCGTGCTCGACGGTGACGTGCCGGTCAAGGCCGGCGAGCAGCGCCAGTTCGTCTTCTCCGGCACCGACTGCCACCTGTTCAGCGCCGAGGGCGTCGCCTACCCCCGCGGGTTCGTGCCCGAATGACAGAACCGACCGCCGCCACCGGCGACGGCCATTCCCATCGGTTTGCAACCGCTATCCGAACACTTTCCTTGCCCGCTCCGCCGTGATGTAGCCGTTCTTGATGTCGGCGGCGACCTTCGCGGGATCGCGGCGTTTCGGGTCGCCGAAGCCGCCACCGGTGGCGGTGTAGATCTCGATGACGTCGTTCTCGTCGACGCGGATGCCCGAGCCGTAGGCGTAGCGCGTCCGCGTGCCGTCGGTCTTGGCGACGATGGCGTAGTTGGCGCTGCCTTCGTTGCCACCCTTCAGCGCCCACGGCAGAATGCGCGAACGGGTGTAGCCGAGCGTCAGGAAGCTGTCGTCACGGCGGATGCGGTAATCGACGCGGATGCCGCGACCGCCGCACCACTCGCCCTCGCCGCCCTCGGCGATGTTGAGTTCCATGCGGTCGACGATCAGGCCGTTGCGGGCCTCCGATATCTCAGCCGGGCAGTTGTAAGTCTCGCCATGCACGGCCGAAAAGATGGCGTTGTTGCCGTCGCGCCCCTCGGCCGCGCCCCATCCGCCGATCTGCGGTTCGATGATGGTGTACTGGCGCCCGGTATCGGGGTGGATGCCGCCGATGAAGGTGCCGGCGATCGACGAGAAGTGGCCGGCCGGCAGCTTGTGCGGCACGTGGGGCGCGAGACAGCGCCAGATGAGGTCGGTGACGCGGATACCGATCTCGTAATAGAAGCCGATGGCCGCCGGCTCCTTGGCGTGGAAGGTCGTTCCCTCAGTTGTCAGCACCTTCAGGGGCCGGAAGGTGCCCTCGTTGGCCGGCGACAGGGGATCGGTCAGCGCCTTGAAGATCACCTGGACCGATACCAGGACGTCGTCCCGGCTGGCGTTGTTGGGGCCGGCATCCTGGGGCGGGTTGTCGCGCAGATCGACCACGAACTCGCTCTCGGAGATCGTCAGTTTGACGTTGAACAGGCGGCCATCGTCCTGCTCCTCGGTCAGCTCGAAGGTGCCGCGCGGCAGCTTGGCCAGTTCCTTGAGCGTCACCTCCTCGCCATAGTCCATGAAGGAGGCCATGGCCTTCTCGAAGGTCTCTACGCCGTATTTCTCGGCCAGTTCGGCCAGCCGGCGCGCGCCGATGCGCACCGAGGCGATGGCGGCCCAGAGATCGCCCCGCAGGTAGTCCGGCATGCGCGAGTTGACGGTGATGATGTCGAAGATGCCGGCAATCGGCTCGCCCTTCGAGATCATCTTGATGGCCGGCAGACGTAGGCCTTCCTGGAAGATGTCGGTCGCATCGGCCGACAGCGAGCCCGGCGACTTGCCGCCGACATCGGAGTTGTGGGCGATGTTGGCCGTCCAGGCGATCAGCTTCTCGCCGGCGAACACCGGCATTGCCACCACCAGATCGTTGAGGTGGGTGACGCCGCCGTAATAGGGGTCGTTGGTGATGAACACGTCGCCCGGCTCGACGTCGCCGGGCTTGCCGAACTTGTCGACCAGCACCTTCACCGACTTGTCGAGCACGCCGACGAAGCCGGGAATGCCGGCGCCCGAGCTGGCAAGCTGCCCCTTGGCGTCGAGAATGCCGGTGCCCATGTCGAGCACCTCATAGATGATCGAGCTCATCGCCGTCTTGCGCATGGCGGCGAACATTTCGTCGGCCGTCGCCTGCAGCGAGTTCTGGATGATTTCGAGCGTGATGGGATCGTCGTGTGTCATGGCTGGCTCCGTCGCGCTCAGAGTTCGATGTGGATGTTGCCGTAGGCGTCGATCGACACCCTGTTTTCAGGGTGGATCACCACGGTGGTGCCCGGGTCCTCGATGATCACCGGCCCGACGAACTGCATGCCCGGCAGCAGCTTCTCGCCGTCATAGATGGCCGCCTGATGCACGCCCTCAAGCGCATAGTCGACCGCGCGCCGGCCCTTGAGAGCGCTGGCCGCCGGAGCGTTCGACAGCGGTCGCGCCTCCATGGTCAGCTTGCCGACCTCGGCCGAGGCGACGATGTGGATGCCGACCAACTCGACGGGCGCATCGAGACGATAGGTGTATTCGCGCTTGTAGGCCTCGTGGAAGGCGGCCTCGATCTCGCCGAGCCGCGCGTCGGACACCGCACCGCCGTCGATCAGCACCTCGGTGGTATGCTCCTGATTCTGATAGCGGAACTTGCCGTAGCGCAGGAAGCTGACCTTGTCGGCCGCGATGCCCTCGCTCGCGAACTGCGCGAGTGCCGTGGCCTCCGCCTCCTTGAACAGCGCCTCGATCTCGACGGCCGCGCCCGGCCCGAGGTCGGCGAGATGGGTGACGAAATAGTCGCGCCGGAGGTCCGACATCATCATGCCCCAGGCGGAGAACACCGAGGCGCCGGCCGGAATGACCACCTTCCGGACGCCGAGTTCGCAGCCGAGCGCCACCGCGTGCATGGCGCCGCCGCCACCGAAGGCGACCAGCGAGAAGTCGCGCGGGTCGAAGCCCCGGTTGAGCGACACCAGCTTCAGGGCGTTGACCATGTTGTTGTTGGCGATGCGGATGATGCCGCGCGCCGCCTCGTCAGCCGAAACGCCCAACTTGGTGCCGAGCTCGACCATGGCAAGGCTGGCCGCGCCCATGTCGGCCGTCACCGCTCCGCCACAGAAATAGTCGCGGTTGATGCGGCCAAGCCAAAGGTTGGCATCGGTGGTGGTGGCGCTGGTGCCGCCGCGCCCGTAGGCGGCCGGCCCCGGCTGGGCGCCGGCCGACTGCGGCCCGACGTGCAGCTTGCCGAAATCGTCGACCCAGGCGATCGAGCCGCCGCCATTGCCGATCTCGACGAGGTCGACCACCGGCACCATGATCGGATAGCCAGCGGACGTGCGGCTCTTCTCGATCCAGTAGTCGGTCATGATCCGGACCTTGCCGTCCTCGATCAGCGAGCACTTGGCGGTGGTACCGCCGATGTCGAGGGCCAGAACGTTCGGCTCGCCGATCAGCTTGCCGAGTTCGGCGGCGCCCCAGAAGCCCGATGCCGGACCGGATTCGACCATGGTGATCGGAATGCGCGACACGCTATCCAGCGTGTCGACGCCGCAGTTCGACTGCATGACGTAAAGGCTGCCGCCGAAACCGCGCTCCCCGAGGCCCGACGCCAGCCGCTTCAGATAGCGCTCGGCAGTGGGCTGAACGTAGGCCGACATCACGGCCGTGCTGGTGCGCTCGTACTCGCGCCATTCGCGGCTGATCTGGTGCGAGGACACTGTGGCCACCTCCGGCCACAGCCGGGCGATCTCGGCCTGCGCCGCCTGCTCGTGAGCCGGATTGGCGTAGGAATGCAGGAAGCAGATGGCCACCGCCTCGACGCCCTCGGCCTTGAAGTCGGCGACGATGGCGGCCAGCGGCGCGAGGTCGAGCGGCTCGGTCTCGATGCCCTTGTAGGTCATGCGGCCGGGCAGTTCGCGGCGCAGATGGCGCGGCACGAACACCGGCGGCTTCTCGTAGTAGAGGTTGAAGAAATCCGGCCGGTTGCCACGGGCGATTTCCAGGCTGTCGCGGAAGCCGAGCGTGGTGACGAGGCCGACCTTGCCGCCCTTGCGCTCAGTCAGCGCGTTGATCACCACGGTGGTGCCGTGGGCAAGGAAGTCGACCGCCGCCGGATCGATCCCGCCCTTGGCCAACACGTTGAGCACGCCCGCCTCGAAGTTCGGCGGCGTCGTGTCGGTCTTGGCGGTGACGATGCGCGACCGTCCGCTTGCGATATCGGTCTCGAAGGCCACGAGGTCGGTGAAGGTACCGCCGACGTCGGTGGCAACGCGCAAGGTTTTCTCAGACATGGGCGGCCTCCTCGGCCTTGAGCGTGGAGTTGAACAGGACGCAGACCGTGCCGGCCAGCTTCAACGCCTCGGCGGCGGCGACCCGGTCCGGCGTGTAGTAGCCGGCGTCGTGCAGGCAGTTGAGCGTGCCGATCACCCGACCGTCGACGACGAGCGGCACGTTGATGCAGGACTCGCAGCCCAGCGACTGGATCAGCTCGCTGTCGAAGAACACCTTGGCGATGTCGCCGATCGTGTTGGCGACGAAGGTGCGCTTGTCGCGCAGCACCACGTCGGTCCAGTCGTTTTCCTCGTAGGGCTTGAGGCCATAGACCGGATAGGCGTCGGGCATGTTGGAGTAAAGGCGCTCCGAATGCATGGTGCCCGTCTCGACCGTGGTGACGGTGAACAGCTTGGCGCCGACCTCTTCGACCACCAGGTCCTTCAGGGCCTCGAAGGCCGCGTGTGGCTGGTTGCCCGGCTCGGCGAGGCGAGCAAGGAAGGCGTCGTGGTCAAAGGTCGGCATCGAGAGGCTCCTGAAGTCGGTCGCGCAATTCCGCTTCGCGCCGGCTGGTCACGGGAACCGCCGAGATCAGGCGGCGGGTGTAGGGATGCGTGGGGTCGGCGAACAGCTCGGCGGTCGGTGCGATTTCGACGAGCCGCCCTTTCTCGAACACCGCGACGCGGTCGGCGATGTTGCGCACCACGGCGAGATCGTGGGTGATGAAGATGTAGGTCAGCCGGCGTGCCTCACGAATGTCGACCAGAAGCTTCAGCACGCGGGCCTGAACCAGCACGTCGAGCGCCGAGGTCGGCTCGTCGAGCACCAGGAGTTCCGATCGGCAGGCGAGCGCCCGTGCGATGGCGACGCGCTGGCGCTGGCCACCGGACAGTGCGGCGGGCGACCGGCTGGCATAGTCGGCCGGCAGCCCGACCTCTTCCAGAAGTTCGCCGACCCGCGCCTTGCGCCCGGCGCGGTCGCCGATGCCGTGGACGTCGAGGGCGAGGCGGATCGACGCTCCGACGCTGCGGCGCGGATTGAGCGACGACAGCGGGTTCTGCTGGACGAGCTGGATCGCCTGCTTGAGGGCCAGCGGCCGGACGTCGGGCAGCTCCTTGTCCTGGAACAGCAGCGCGCCCGAGGTCGGCTGGTAGATGCCGAGCACGATGTTGGCGATGGTGCTCTTGCCCGAGCCGCTTTCGCCGACGATGGCGAGGCACTCGCCGGCGAAGACGCTGAAGGAAACGCCGTCGAGCGCCCGCACGGGTTTGCCGCCGGCATCGAACGTCTTGCTGACCTCGAACACCTGAAGAAGAGGCTTCATGGCCGGAGCTCCGCTTCCGAGTAGCCGGGATGGGCGACGAGCGGGTCGTAGAAGCCGGTCTGCTCCTCGTCGATTTCCGGGATGCCCTCGCCGGTGATGCGGGGAACGGCGGCCATCAGCGCCCGCGTGTAGGGATGGAGCGGGTTATCGAACAGCCCTTCGGTCGGCCCCTGCTCGACGACGCGGCCTTTGTAGATGACATAGACGCGGTCGGCGAACTCGCGGACGACGCCGAGGTTGTGCGAGATGAACAGCATGGACGTGCCGTGTCGGGCCACCAGGGATTGCATCAGAGCCAGCGTCTGGGCCTGCACCGTGACGTCGAGAGCCGTGCCGGGTTCGTCGGCGAGCAGCAGGGCGGGATTGTTGGCGAGCGCCATGGCGATCAGCACGCGCTGGTTCATGCCGCCCGACAGCTGGAACGCATAGGACCGCAGGACCCGGTCGGGATCGGCGATGGCAACGTCGGCAAGCGCCGCGATCGCCTTTTTCCGCGCCTCGGCCGCGCCAATGCCCGGATTGCCGCGCCGCAGCACCTCGTGAAACTGGGTGTCGATGGTGTAGACCGGGTTGAGGGACGACGTCGGATCCTGGAAGATCATCGAGATGCGGTCGCCCCTGAGCGCCTCGCGCTCGCGGCGCGACAGTGCGCCGAGGTCGCGCCCCTCGAAGGCCATGCGCCCGGAGAACCGGGCGCCGCGCAGCTCCTGCACGAGGCCCAGCACAAGGCGCGCGGTGACCGACTTGCCGGACCCGCTTTCGCCGACCAGCGCGACGCGCTCGCCCTTGGCGATATGCAACGAGATGCCGTGCAGCACCTCCACCGTGCCGGCCCAGCCCCGGAAACCGAGCCGGAGGTCATCGATGGCGAGCGTGGGCGCGATCATTGCTCGACCCCCAGGATTTCGCGCAGGGCGTCGCCGATCAGGTTGAAGCCGAACACCACCACCAGGATGGCCAGGCCCGGAAAGACCGTCAGCCACCAGCTGTCGGGCAGATACTTCGCGCCTTCGGCCACCATCGACCCGAGGTCCGGGGTCGGCGGCTGAACGCCGAGGCCCAGGAAGGACAGCGACGAGGCGATCAGGATGACGAAGCCGAAGTCGATCGTCATCTTGGTCAGGATCGACGGCACGCAGTTCGGCAGGATCTCGCGGAACATGACATGCAGCCGCGAGGCACCGATCACCTCGGCGGCGAGCACGTAGCCCTCCTCGCGCTCGGATCGAGTCAGGTTGTAGACGAGGCGGGCATACCAGGGCCACCACATGACGGTGACCGCCATCATGCCGTTGGTCAGCGACGGCTCCAGCAGGCCCATCATCGACATCGCCAGCACCAAGGGCGGAATGGACAGGAAGACGTCGGTGAGCCGCATCAGCACGAACTCGGTCCGTCCGCCGATGTAGCCGGCAATGAGCC
This genomic interval carries:
- a CDS encoding ABC transporter ATP-binding protein; this translates as MASLTMRNVRKSFGRVEIIKGVDLDIADGEFVVFVGPSGCGKSTLLRMVAGLEEITSGEILIDDKLCNDIAPKDRGIAMVFQSYALYPHKSVYANMAFALEIAGFSKTEIAEKVDKAAKILHIEHLLDRKPGQLSGGQRQRVAIGRAIVREPKIFLFDEPLSNLDAALRVSTRAEIAKLHEDLGSTMVYVTHDQVEAMTLADKIVVLEAGNVRQVGAPLELYHRPQNLFVAGFIGSPKMNFLKVKSSAVDAEGITVAGDGVPTLKVAVTSTGASVGEDLTLGIRPEHIKLGTEGGLPVTVTFVERLGHQTIVQAHRGDDETSLIAVLDGDVPVKAGEQRQFVFSGTDCHLFSAEGVAYPRGFVPE
- a CDS encoding hydantoinase B/oxoprolinase family protein; protein product: MTHDDPITLEIIQNSLQATADEMFAAMRKTAMSSIIYEVLDMGTGILDAKGQLASSGAGIPGFVGVLDKSVKVLVDKFGKPGDVEPGDVFITNDPYYGGVTHLNDLVVAMPVFAGEKLIAWTANIAHNSDVGGKSPGSLSADATDIFQEGLRLPAIKMISKGEPIAGIFDIITVNSRMPDYLRGDLWAAIASVRIGARRLAELAEKYGVETFEKAMASFMDYGEEVTLKELAKLPRGTFELTEEQDDGRLFNVKLTISESEFVVDLRDNPPQDAGPNNASRDDVLVSVQVIFKALTDPLSPANEGTFRPLKVLTTEGTTFHAKEPAAIGFYYEIGIRVTDLIWRCLAPHVPHKLPAGHFSSIAGTFIGGIHPDTGRQYTIIEPQIGGWGAAEGRDGNNAIFSAVHGETYNCPAEISEARNGLIVDRMELNIAEGGEGEWCGGRGIRVDYRIRRDDSFLTLGYTRSRILPWALKGGNEGSANYAIVAKTDGTRTRYAYGSGIRVDENDVIEIYTATGGGFGDPKRRDPAKVAADIKNGYITAERARKVFG
- a CDS encoding hydantoinase/oxoprolinase family protein encodes the protein MSEKTLRVATDVGGTFTDLVAFETDIASGRSRIVTAKTDTTPPNFEAGVLNVLAKGGIDPAAVDFLAHGTTVVINALTERKGGKVGLVTTLGFRDSLEIARGNRPDFFNLYYEKPPVFVPRHLRRELPGRMTYKGIETEPLDLAPLAAIVADFKAEGVEAVAICFLHSYANPAHEQAAQAEIARLWPEVATVSSHQISREWREYERTSTAVMSAYVQPTAERYLKRLASGLGERGFGGSLYVMQSNCGVDTLDSVSRIPITMVESGPASGFWGAAELGKLIGEPNVLALDIGGTTAKCSLIEDGKVRIMTDYWIEKSRTSAGYPIMVPVVDLVEIGNGGGSIAWVDDFGKLHVGPQSAGAQPGPAAYGRGGTSATTTDANLWLGRINRDYFCGGAVTADMGAASLAMVELGTKLGVSADEAARGIIRIANNNMVNALKLVSLNRGFDPRDFSLVAFGGGGAMHAVALGCELGVRKVVIPAGASVFSAWGMMMSDLRRDYFVTHLADLGPGAAVEIEALFKEAEATALAQFASEGIAADKVSFLRYGKFRYQNQEHTTEVLIDGGAVSDARLGEIEAAFHEAYKREYTYRLDAPVELVGIHIVASAEVGKLTMEARPLSNAPAASALKGRRAVDYALEGVHQAAIYDGEKLLPGMQFVGPVIIEDPGTTVVIHPENRVSIDAYGNIHIEL
- a CDS encoding GAF domain-containing protein, yielding MPTFDHDAFLARLAEPGNQPHAAFEALKDLVVEEVGAKLFTVTTVETGTMHSERLYSNMPDAYPVYGLKPYEENDWTDVVLRDKRTFVANTIGDIAKVFFDSELIQSLGCESCINVPLVVDGRVIGTLNCLHDAGYYTPDRVAAAEALKLAGTVCVLFNSTLKAEEAAHV
- a CDS encoding ABC transporter ATP-binding protein — its product is MKPLLQVFEVSKTFDAGGKPVRALDGVSFSVFAGECLAIVGESGSGKSTIANIVLGIYQPTSGALLFQDKELPDVRPLALKQAIQLVQQNPLSSLNPRRSVGASIRLALDVHGIGDRAGRKARVGELLEEVGLPADYASRSPAALSGGQRQRVAIARALACRSELLVLDEPTSALDVLVQARVLKLLVDIREARRLTYIFITHDLAVVRNIADRVAVFEKGRLVEIAPTAELFADPTHPYTRRLISAVPVTSRREAELRDRLQEPLDADL
- a CDS encoding ABC transporter ATP-binding protein, translated to MIAPTLAIDDLRLGFRGWAGTVEVLHGISLHIAKGERVALVGESGSGKSVTARLVLGLVQELRGARFSGRMAFEGRDLGALSRREREALRGDRISMIFQDPTSSLNPVYTIDTQFHEVLRRGNPGIGAAEARKKAIAALADVAIADPDRVLRSYAFQLSGGMNQRVLIAMALANNPALLLADEPGTALDVTVQAQTLALMQSLVARHGTSMLFISHNLGVVREFADRVYVIYKGRVVEQGPTEGLFDNPLHPYTRALMAAVPRITGEGIPEIDEEQTGFYDPLVAHPGYSEAELRP
- a CDS encoding ABC transporter permease; translated protein: MKRALFILLRNPLSVLGLTLVGLVVLAAVFADYVAPFPDHKGAVVDFLNFNKPPEWPYLFGTDLVGRDIFSRILFAYRISLTLGVVVLALAVPVGVTVGLIAGYIGGRTEFVLMRLTDVFLSIPPLVLAMSMMGLLEPSLTNGMMAVTVMWWPWYARLVYNLTRSEREEGYVLAAEVIGASRLHVMFREILPNCVPSILTKMTIDFGFVILIASSLSFLGLGVQPPTPDLGSMVAEGAKYLPDSWWLTVFPGLAILVVVFGFNLIGDALREILGVEQ